CCTAATTTTTTGCATACATATTTATATTGAGGAACCCGACACCGACACGCTATCCGTTACCAGTGGCGTGGAACCTTGCGTTACAAACCAACCTACCCGAAAACAAAGTTTCAGATAGTGGCATAGTATCATCCTTACCTTCCCTTCTATACCACTCAACAAAGGGAAATAATCAATCGTTACCTACTATACAAGTACTCTTcaacagaaggaaaaaaaatccgagGCTTGCCGAAATAACTCTCGGGTAACTCCTTGTCGCTATAAGCCTATAATCAGGAGTCCCTTCCTCTAGTTTCTGAACAAATTGGTTTCCAGACATGAAAATGGTTGCCAAGAAATATTATTAGCTCTGGATCTGGTGCCCTTGGTTATCGCCTTCCATCGGAGGAGCCCTTGGTTATCGTCTTCACCCCTAGGCCGGCAAATGGTTCAGCTTATAAAGTTGATGCTCGGGCCTCCGCAGTTCACCACTCATTTGTTTTCTCTCGTTTCTGTTACGttttgtgttttctttcttCCCTGCTCAGACccagaagagaagaaaaaggggaTAAGAAGAACCAAGCTCATTCATTCCTCAACTTTAACAAGTATCAGGCGTAAGTTGGGCGATAAGAAAACTGAACAATAAGTCACTAGAACATTTCAATCAAGACCAAATGTGAAGCCAGATAACTTGAAAGAGGATCCGcaatttctttcacaatttcaaaaaagcaTAGTAAGCTGACAAGTAGACAACTCAACTGAAAGACACAGTAACTCATTATTTCAACCcagaaaaaaatttagcatcTACACACTTTAACTGAGCCTCAACACTACATTTGTTCACGATACAAGATCATAAATGACCACTATTACCCTTACCAAGCAGCAGTCCCTATAACTTCAAATCTATCAAAAGCGCCAGCACCAAACGACAAGACCTCTAAATCCCATAACAGTTTTTTTATGTGTATTCACAGAGAACTGATTTGGACTCACGAAGTCAGCAGTTTCTTGATTCCGGCCTTCTGCTCTGGATTCAACCTCGTAGGAAACTTGACATTGAATTTGATCCTCAAATTTCCCTTCTTGGTTGGATCTTTAGGAATCGGCATTCCTTCCCCTCGGACAACCTCCTCGTAATCTGGATGAATCACATTGTTGATGGGTATTGTTAAAGTCCTACCGTCTAAGGTGTTCAGACGGACGGTGTGACCGGTCAAGGCTTCAGACAAAGGCATTTTTTCCGTGACAACCAAATCGTTTCCATCACGGGTGAACACGCTGTGAGGTTTCTCGTCGATGATGAAGATGAGATCCGAGGGTATGACACCTGGCTGCTCGTTCCCTTTTTCGGGGAACGTGATTTTGGTGCCTTTCTTCCAACCCGGCTTGATGTCAATTGTTAGGATCTCCTCTACGGGCATTGTCTTGCTGCATCCAGAGAAAACAAATGCAAAGTTAGCACCATTTGAATTGCAATGGGCTCAAAATCATTTCATGTTTTCAAGTTTGATTTAACTTTTTCTATGAACAAAAGCACCAGGTGAAAATCAAGAATCACAACACAACTTTACTTTGCAACTCCTAATTTTAATACTTCCTGAAAGTTGAACATAGGAACCCCAATGATTAATTAGAGAGCTCCAAAGAATAAGTCACGATGTTACCAAAGGTGGTCCAGCATAGTCGACTAGGAGGTTCTCGAGAAATACAAATAACCTCGGGTTTTGATGGCAGGCCCAATAGAAGGCCAAAATTCTTGTGCACAGGTGACGAGATTTTACCTTGAAAGGTACATTTTTCTCATTCCACAATCAAAAGAGAAGTAACTCACATGAAGTGCCCCTAAAATCTACATCCACGTAATAAGATGTATAAATGACCCGATGACTTCCCATAAATTTCTTCATATGATGCATCAATGGAAATAGTCATATCCCCCAAATCCAAGGGCAACTATGCAAGACCTATAAATCTCATGGACAATAGAAGTGAAATTTTTAAACATTGGTGGGGGCAACCACCCCCTCTCTTCCTTTAACCTAGCAATATTTACGGTGCTACCCTAGGAAATAATTTACTTCAATTTGAAGGATGACGTACTTGATGTCTCAACTAAGACTTACATGGTAGTATCGATGAGGCCTTAACATTGACATCAGAGTGTAATGTAATGACGTAGTTATGTTTCTGAGTAGTCATAAAGAGCCATAGACTTTTCCTAAAATAAAGGACAAAATCTACGATCAGTTGCTAATTCAGGTTTGGTAGCCCTACAAGATATGCAACTTTGATTATGTTAAATAGGAAAATATCCTCGTACTTTCGTTTACAGACCAATGGcccggaaaaaaagaaaaaaaaaataccttgcAGTCTTCAATCAAATCCttatgaacaaaaaaaaccaatggTGCTGAAAAAGACGGGCAAGTTAGGAAAGTGTTGTATTTAGAATGCCTTGTCCCCTAAATCCACAAATCTAAACCATCAGGGCGGTCTTCGCAGGCTGCACTCTAGGAAGCTAGGAAGGCTCGCTAGACCAGCAGCCACCACCAGGAAGTGGTAAAGATCACTCCTAAATGCAGGCGTGAGCTTATATACGATACCAACGGACGCTCTTGACTACTTATCATCCTAATGAAAATttcacttaaaaaataaaaaaaacgacTCGCTAGTCCTTTTATTTGGTAGGTAAAACATCGCCCCATCATTAGATTTGACCACGAAGGAAGCAACTCAAAGTGAAAGGACCTGACTTATTTCCAGAATTAGTGTTTGACCGCAGCTGCCCAATGCTAGAACATCGTATTTTTAGACACTATCAGTTGCAAAAATATACAAATAACTAATGccatgtaaaaagaaaaaagaaacccaatTAGCTATTAAATCATATGCTCTGACCATGTACCAAACTAAACAAGATTATGCTGAAATAGATCAACATCACCAAATTATATGCAGAAAACAAATCAGATATAGCAAATTTATGCTTACCCACTGGCATCAGCAATTTCTCTTGAGATCTTCATCTTCTTGGTAGTCCCCTTGTACAGTTCTTCAAGAGAACAAGGCAGTCTCTGCTCAATTGGAGGAGCTTTTCTAGGACCAGCAGATTGGTGCATGGGTCCACCACCAACTCCATGACCAAAAGACGTAAACATATCATCACCAAATAGGCTCCCAAATCTAGAGCCACCGCCTCTCATGCCACCACCCATTCCCCCAAACGGGCTCGAACCTCCAAAAATCTCTGCGAAGATGTCATCGGCATTTCTGGGTGTGAATCTGAAGGTTGTTGGCCCGTCGCCAGTCGAGAAGTAGGTGGCTCCGCCGGGTCCTCCTGGGCCTCCGGCATCAGGAGGTGGCACTCCCTTTAGTCCCTCTTCACCGTACTGATCATACACGGCCTTTTTCTGAGGATCGCTAAGGACCTGAAACAATTTCCGAAAATATCAAGTCAAAACACATCTACACTAAATCCAAAGGCTTGTTTTGGACATATGCTGATTTCAAATGGAGGGATATAAAATATTCAAGAGGTTTAGCTATTTTATTGAGATTAAATAATTGCAAGATATAAAATATTCAAGAGGTTTAGCTATTTTATTGAGATTAAATAATTGCAAGATATAAAATATTCAAGAGGTTTAGCTATTTTATTGAGATTAAATAATTGCAATCAAAGGATTCCAAATCACTTCCAGGACCCCTTTGCTTGACATAACTAATAGTGAGAGAATGTAAAATCCATTCCCATGGAACTAATAGAATGGATTAAGGATATCCCACACATCCAATGTATACTCTGGAACCCCATTTTAATCCATAGGATTCGAATGGGCACCAAATCACTAACCCATAGTTATTTGAAATCCATGATGAAATCTATTTGCAAATTGTCGAAAAAGCTTTAAAATTCTAAGTTTGAGCTGTACTCAAAGAGAAGCATAGCTAATCCCCTTCATTAATAACACCATAAATTATACCACGACCAAATTCAAAAAGCATAATTGAGAAGAAATTTGACAGGACCCTGAACGAAAGATACGAATTTGCCCAGTACATGcgcacatacacatacacacaaaaataaaagaattcgTTGAGAACCATAATTCCAAATAAAATTTGGTGAAAATTCCACCGCTAAGATTCTCCCCCCTCCCCTTTTGGGACATAAATTCAACCGAAAAGATGATTATCACTACCGCCAAAACTAAGCAGAGAAACTCTTCAATTCATTCATATAAGTAAACATAAATATGCATAACTAAATAAATTAATATATCCTTATCCTATAGTACTATTTATTATGAACATATATAtgtttatggagagagagagagagagagagagagagagagagagagagagagagagagagttttacaTACATCGTAGGCTTCAGAGATTTGCTTGAATTTGGCCTCGGCTTCTTTCTTGTTATTAGGGTTCTTATCAGGGTGCCACTTCATAGCAAGTTTCCTGTAAGCCTTCTTCAAATCCTCCTCTTTAGCGTTCCTGTCTACCCCCAATATCTTGTAGTAATCCACCCCCATCTcactcctctttctcttctacactttgtttttcttcctcctctcctctctttcttgaATTACAACTATTAATCTCTATCTCTCGCTTCTCCGCTTCGTTGGTTGGCAATCAAGCTTTCTGGATTGGTTTTTTGTGTACGTTGGTATGTTATGACGAGAACTTAttaaaatctagagagagagagagaagagagtccTCTGGAAGGACTAGAGCAATGTGGAAGGTTCCAGAATCAGCTGTTCGAGTTTGGGCCTGTAGTTGGCCCATATTCATCGAAGCCTTTGATTTTGCTACGGATGGGCCTTGGGATTAGTTAAGAAAGTCATCCTGAAAGTGGCTGGAGACGTTAAAGATAGAGAAATTCTTGTTTACGGAAAAGTGTTTACAACACTCAATCGTGaccgtctaaaagtattttaTACGTTcaagatgttaatgaaattttttaagaGAAGAGTTAATCGTGACCActcaaaattgaaaacgaatctcaacTATTGATTGTGCAAATAGACGACTGAGATTGATTGGCGTTGTAAACAGACTGTTTCCAGCACATCCGTTAATAAGACGGTGTATTAAAAATATAGGCCCAAACCGATTAATATTGGgcattgagtttttttttgggggtcaACATGTAGGAAAGTTTGAGAAGCATAATTGTAAATCAAAGATGATTATCATTTCTCACAGTATTGAGAGAAACTTTTCAGTGTTGTGCAGGTACTACGTGGTGTCCGTTCAGTACATTTAGGTCGTCCATTTcagttttggacggctcgaatttgaaaagagaaaaatgagagagagtgtgggggtaagaggagagagaatgtttcaatctgggccgtccaatacacttttggacggcttgaatgTGCCCACTCGGGCACCACATCAGCCGGGTGATATGGTACCcacccagcactgaaaaatttctccaggATCCAATAATCAATCAGGAGGTTTAGCTTCTCAAATACGGATACTAGAACTGTGCAAACATGAAGTTGCCAGAGTGTGAGCAACTACATTCGCCGATataagaataaaaagaaaatcacaaatccTAACCGATCAACTCCTCGGCGAATATTTTCAATGACAACTTCCACTTTCATAGGACAACATCTTTTGCAACTCAAAATATGAATAGATGGGGAAGCCGATTCAACTGATCTGATTTGTTGTTATTGGGCTTTGAGTTGAAGACCATAAAGGTTGTAGAAAGGGTGAGTTTGGCTAGAGGAGTGATTATTGGGTGTTCCTGCAACACTGCTA
The sequence above is drawn from the Rhododendron vialii isolate Sample 1 chromosome 6a, ASM3025357v1 genome and encodes:
- the LOC131330375 gene encoding uncharacterized protein LOC131330375; its protein translation is MGVDYYKILGVDRNAKEEDLKKAYRKLAMKWHPDKNPNNKKEAEAKFKQISEAYDVLSDPQKKAVYDQYGEEGLKGVPPPDAGGPGGPGGATYFSTGDGPTTFRFTPRNADDIFAEIFGGSSPFGGMGGGMRGGGSRFGSLFGDDMFTSFGHGVGGGPMHQSAGPRKAPPIEQRLPCSLEELYKGTTKKMKISREIADASGKTMPVEEILTIDIKPGWKKGTKITFPEKGNEQPGVIPSDLIFIIDEKPHSVFTRDGNDLVVTEKMPLSEALTGHTVRLNTLDGRTLTIPINNVIHPDYEEVVRGEGMPIPKDPTKKGNLRIKFNVKFPTRLNPEQKAGIKKLLTS